The following are encoded together in the Thunnus albacares chromosome 7, fThuAlb1.1, whole genome shotgun sequence genome:
- the clpxb gene encoding ATP-dependent Clp protease ATP-binding subunit clpX-like, mitochondrial isoform X1: protein MSCPCTSAARLFLNTAHRGLSCSRIQLFSLSRQGSRETHLPPRVRVRSFSETAICYASKDGTTKDSGSDGGKKSISEGKRLSGSGGSGKGGSQLRCPKCGDPCTHVETFVSSTRFVKCEKCHHFFVVLSETDSKKGLNKEPESAAEAVKLAFAQKPPPPPKKIYAYLDKYVVGQSYAKKVLAVAVYNHYKRIYNNIPAGSRQQVEVEKQPSLTPRELEMRRREDEYRFTKLLQIAGISPHGNALGASMQQQTSQQAPQERRGGEVLDSTHTDIKLEKSNIILLGPTGSGKTLLAQTLARCLDVPFAICDCTTLTQAGYVGEDIESVIAKLLQDANYSVEKAQQGIVFLDEVDKIGSVPGIHQLRDVGGEGVQQGLLKLLEGTIVNVPEKNSRKLRGETVQVDTTNILFVASGAFNGLDRIISRRKNEKYLGFGTPSNLGKGRRAAAAADLANTSGETDTVAEIEEKDRLLKHVEARDLIEFGMIPEFVGRLPVVVPLHSLDEETLVRILTEPRNAVVPQYQALFSMDKCELNVTQDALRAIARMALERKTGARGLRSIMEKLLLEPMFEVPHSDIMAVELNKEVVQGKSQPRYIRAPAKESAEEEYDSGIEEENWPRQADAANN from the exons ATGTCCTGTCCATGCACTTCGGCTGCCAGGTTGTTCCTAAACACTGCCCACAGAG GATTGTCCTGCTCCCGGATTCAGCTGTTTTCTCTGAGTCGTCAGGGGTCTCGGGAAACTCATTTGCCTCCCCGGGTACGGGTGAGGTCGTTTTCAGAGACTGCTATCTGCTACGCCTCTAAAGATGGGACAACAAAGGACAGCGGAAGTGATGGTGGAAAG AAAAGCATCAGTGAGGGGAAGAGACTGTCCGGCTCTGGCGGATCAGGCAAGGGAGGAAGTCAACTCCGATGCCCTAAATGTGGAGACCCCTGCACACATGTAGAGACATTTGTAT CATCAACACGATTTGTCAAATGTGAGAAATGCCATCACTTTTTCGTGGTTTTGTCTGAAACGGATTCTAAGAAGGGGCTAAACAAAGAGCCAGAATCTGCTGCGGAGGCTGTGAAACTGGCATTTGCACAGaaacctccccctccccccaagAAG atATATGCTTACCTCGACAAGTACGTTGTTGGCCAGTCCTATGCAAAAAAGGTGTTAGCGGTTGCAGTGTACAATCACTACAAGCGCATCTACAACAACATCCCTGCTGGGAGTCGacagcaggtggaggtggagaaaCAGCCCTCTCTGACACCTCGTG AGCTAGAGATGAGAAGACGAGAGGATGAATACAGATTCACAA aGCTGCTGCAGATCGCAGGGATCAGCCCTCATGGAAATGCTCTGGGAGCGTCCATGCAGCAGCAGACGAGCCAGCAGGCACCTCAAGAGAGGAGGGGCGGGGAGGTCTTGGActccacacacactgacatcaaACTGGAGAAGAGCAACATCATACTTCTAGGTCCAACTGGCTCAG GAAAAACATTGTTGGCGCAGACACTGGCGCGATGTCTGGATGTTCCCTTTGCAATTTGCGATTGCACCACACTAACTCAAGCTGGATACGTGGGGGAAGACATTGAATCAGTCATTGCCAAACTGCTGCAAGATGCCAACTACTCAGTGGAGAAAGCACAACAAG GTATTGTGTTTCTGGACGAGGTCGATAAGATTGGCAGTGTGCCTGGCATCCATCAGCTGAGAGATGTGGGAGGAGAAGGAGTCCAGCAG GGTTTGCTGAAACTCTTGGAGGGAACAATTGTCAATGTTCCTGAGAAAAACTCCAGGAAGCTGAGAGGAGAGACGGTGCAGGTAGACACAACAAACATCCTGTTTGTTGCATCCGGTGCCTTCAACGGACTTGACAGAATCATTAGCAGAAGAAAGAATGAGAAG TATTTGGGTTTTGGAACTCCCTCCAACCTGGGGAAAGGGCGGCGCGCAGCGGCCGCAGCAGACCTGGCCAACACCAGCGGTGAGACAGACACCGTGGCAGAGATTGAGGAGAAAGACAGGCTGCTGAAGCACGTCGAGGCCAGGGACCTGATCGAGTTCGGAATGATCCCGGAGTTTGTCGGCCGTCTTCCTGTGGTCGTTCCTCTGCACAGCCTGGATGAAGAAACGCTAGTCCGAATCTTGACTGAACCACGCAACGCTGTAGTGCCCCAGTACCAGGCTCTGTTCAGCATGGACAAA tgtgaaCTCAATGTGACTCAAGATGCCTTGAGGGCCATAGCCAGGATGGCTCTGGAGAGGAAAACTGGAGCTCGTGGGCTCAGATCCATCATG GAAAAGCTCCTGCTAGAGCCAATGTTTGAGGTGCCGCACTCCGACATCATGGCTGTCGAGTTGAACAAAGAGGTTGTCCAAGGAAAATCACAACCCAGATACATCAg AGCTCCAGCCAAGGAGTCAGCAGAGGAGGAATACGACTCCGGCATTGAAGAGGAGAACTGGCCTCGACAGGCGGATGCTGCAAACAACTGA
- the clpxb gene encoding ATP-dependent Clp protease ATP-binding subunit clpX-like, mitochondrial isoform X2 → MSCPCTSAARLFLNTAHRGLSCSRIQLFSLSRQGSRETHLPPRVRVRSFSETAICYASKDGTTKDSGSDGGKKSISEGKRLSGSGGSGKGGSQLRCPKCGDPCTHVETFVSSTRFVKCEKCHHFFVVLSETDSKKGLNKEPESAAEAVKLAFAQKPPPPPKKIYAYLDKYVVGQSYAKKVLAVAVYNHYKRIYNNIPAGSRQQVEVEKQPSLTPRELLQIAGISPHGNALGASMQQQTSQQAPQERRGGEVLDSTHTDIKLEKSNIILLGPTGSGKTLLAQTLARCLDVPFAICDCTTLTQAGYVGEDIESVIAKLLQDANYSVEKAQQGIVFLDEVDKIGSVPGIHQLRDVGGEGVQQGLLKLLEGTIVNVPEKNSRKLRGETVQVDTTNILFVASGAFNGLDRIISRRKNEKYLGFGTPSNLGKGRRAAAAADLANTSGETDTVAEIEEKDRLLKHVEARDLIEFGMIPEFVGRLPVVVPLHSLDEETLVRILTEPRNAVVPQYQALFSMDKCELNVTQDALRAIARMALERKTGARGLRSIMEKLLLEPMFEVPHSDIMAVELNKEVVQGKSQPRYIRAPAKESAEEEYDSGIEEENWPRQADAANN, encoded by the exons ATGTCCTGTCCATGCACTTCGGCTGCCAGGTTGTTCCTAAACACTGCCCACAGAG GATTGTCCTGCTCCCGGATTCAGCTGTTTTCTCTGAGTCGTCAGGGGTCTCGGGAAACTCATTTGCCTCCCCGGGTACGGGTGAGGTCGTTTTCAGAGACTGCTATCTGCTACGCCTCTAAAGATGGGACAACAAAGGACAGCGGAAGTGATGGTGGAAAG AAAAGCATCAGTGAGGGGAAGAGACTGTCCGGCTCTGGCGGATCAGGCAAGGGAGGAAGTCAACTCCGATGCCCTAAATGTGGAGACCCCTGCACACATGTAGAGACATTTGTAT CATCAACACGATTTGTCAAATGTGAGAAATGCCATCACTTTTTCGTGGTTTTGTCTGAAACGGATTCTAAGAAGGGGCTAAACAAAGAGCCAGAATCTGCTGCGGAGGCTGTGAAACTGGCATTTGCACAGaaacctccccctccccccaagAAG atATATGCTTACCTCGACAAGTACGTTGTTGGCCAGTCCTATGCAAAAAAGGTGTTAGCGGTTGCAGTGTACAATCACTACAAGCGCATCTACAACAACATCCCTGCTGGGAGTCGacagcaggtggaggtggagaaaCAGCCCTCTCTGACACCTCGTG aGCTGCTGCAGATCGCAGGGATCAGCCCTCATGGAAATGCTCTGGGAGCGTCCATGCAGCAGCAGACGAGCCAGCAGGCACCTCAAGAGAGGAGGGGCGGGGAGGTCTTGGActccacacacactgacatcaaACTGGAGAAGAGCAACATCATACTTCTAGGTCCAACTGGCTCAG GAAAAACATTGTTGGCGCAGACACTGGCGCGATGTCTGGATGTTCCCTTTGCAATTTGCGATTGCACCACACTAACTCAAGCTGGATACGTGGGGGAAGACATTGAATCAGTCATTGCCAAACTGCTGCAAGATGCCAACTACTCAGTGGAGAAAGCACAACAAG GTATTGTGTTTCTGGACGAGGTCGATAAGATTGGCAGTGTGCCTGGCATCCATCAGCTGAGAGATGTGGGAGGAGAAGGAGTCCAGCAG GGTTTGCTGAAACTCTTGGAGGGAACAATTGTCAATGTTCCTGAGAAAAACTCCAGGAAGCTGAGAGGAGAGACGGTGCAGGTAGACACAACAAACATCCTGTTTGTTGCATCCGGTGCCTTCAACGGACTTGACAGAATCATTAGCAGAAGAAAGAATGAGAAG TATTTGGGTTTTGGAACTCCCTCCAACCTGGGGAAAGGGCGGCGCGCAGCGGCCGCAGCAGACCTGGCCAACACCAGCGGTGAGACAGACACCGTGGCAGAGATTGAGGAGAAAGACAGGCTGCTGAAGCACGTCGAGGCCAGGGACCTGATCGAGTTCGGAATGATCCCGGAGTTTGTCGGCCGTCTTCCTGTGGTCGTTCCTCTGCACAGCCTGGATGAAGAAACGCTAGTCCGAATCTTGACTGAACCACGCAACGCTGTAGTGCCCCAGTACCAGGCTCTGTTCAGCATGGACAAA tgtgaaCTCAATGTGACTCAAGATGCCTTGAGGGCCATAGCCAGGATGGCTCTGGAGAGGAAAACTGGAGCTCGTGGGCTCAGATCCATCATG GAAAAGCTCCTGCTAGAGCCAATGTTTGAGGTGCCGCACTCCGACATCATGGCTGTCGAGTTGAACAAAGAGGTTGTCCAAGGAAAATCACAACCCAGATACATCAg AGCTCCAGCCAAGGAGTCAGCAGAGGAGGAATACGACTCCGGCATTGAAGAGGAGAACTGGCCTCGACAGGCGGATGCTGCAAACAACTGA